Genomic segment of bacterium:
CCTTCCTAGGTTCGACAGTACCGACGCAAAGCACGTATTCCTGCGCCAACCCGTATGCAACGGAGACCACGTTCCTTGCCGCGCCCCGCGGCATCGGTTGGCACCAAGACGGGGCCGCAGCATAGACAACGCGAACTCGATCCCTTGGTATCCTGAGGTAATGACTTGCCTGCAAAGCAGTGGCTTGAGAGTCGGCGATAACGACATCCGCCTTGCGGGCCTCTCGTCCTAACATGACACGCATACGGAACAATGCCCGAAGACGCATGCTCTTCGGTTTCTCATAGGGCACCAGATCATGCACCGTGAGAACCCGAAAGCAGGGCCGCTTCAGAAAAATCGGCAAGTTGGTCGGCTGACTCCAGAAACAATCGACCTTGTCCGAAGCCAGCAGAGACGGAAGTATCACCTGTGCCCAGATACTCGGTCGTCGTGCCAAACCGCGGGGCGTAATGCGTAGCTTCCAGTTTCCCGTTCGCATTGGCAACGAAACAGGAAGCGGCGAATAAAGTAGGAACTCCACATCGGGGTCAAGGAGATACATCTCTTCTAGGACGTTGCCGAGATAGCGTCCGATGCCGGCCTGTTCGAATGCGAACGGAACGGCGTCTATGCCAATGCGCATGGATCAGAACGTCGCGACAGCCATGGTTACGGCGCCGCGGTGAATGCTGCACCCGGCAGCCCTATTCCCAGACTGCTGAGCGAAGTGTAATCACGACCTGCGTCGACTCTCAGAGAATTGCCGAACACGCCGTGCGCAGTCTAGTGGATAAACGCTGGTGGTCAAGGCCGCCTGAGGCATGGTTGACACCCGCCAAGCCCAAGCTATCATCCGTGCTATCGACATGCTTGCCGATCGCACAAAGCCGCGACTGGCGATAGTCACGACCATTGCGAGGGCTGACTTCTGCGAACCGCTTCGGTGGCTCGACAGATTCGATGTCTGGCACTTCTACATGGCGTTCGCCCCTGACATCCGCACTGACAGACTGAGCGGACACTATGTAAAATTCAGAGACGCCTTTGAATTACTGCTCGGCCTGCTGAAGCTCAGACCCGATCTGATCCAAGGTTCAGAACCGTATGACTTCCCTCCTGGATTCCTACTCTCGTGCGCGGCCCTGCTTGGCGCCGGCCTGCTGAGGAGACCGTTCTACTTCCCGACATTCGAGAACATCCCCCCCGA
This window contains:
- a CDS encoding glycosyltransferase family 1 protein; this encodes MRIGIDAVPFAFEQAGIGRYLGNVLEEMYLLDPDVEFLLYSPLPVSLPMRTGNWKLRITPRGLARRPSIWAQVILPSLLASDKVDCFWSQPTNLPIFLKRPCFRVLTVHDLVPYEKPKSMRLRALFRMRVMLGREARKADVVIADSQATALQASHYLRIPRDRVRVVYAAAPSWCQPMPRGAARNVVSVAYGLAQEYVLCVGTVEPRKDHMTLLRAVDSVPGIPLLVIAGGRGWRSRRIVDQIRAHEISGRVRYIGRVDDSLLPALYSAAKLSVYPSVYEGFGLPVLESMACGCPVLSSDSSCLPEVGGTAARYFRTGDAVSLAEALTGLLANQSELAEMSEAGLARARTFSFRRAAEQLLEVIREGVGVSMTR